ttattaattattataggtGTACATATTAATtcttcatagtatttttttaagcatGAGTTAGATTAAGTAGAAATAGTTCTTTAAGGTAACAATGgcattcttcattttttttctttacagtgtaAGTAATGAGTGCCATCCAATCTGTCCTTCTGCACGACCCATACATTGTATATGTATGGACTGTATAAtacaataattgtataatatatataattgtataattattgtataataatacattgtataattgtataatatgcATAGATTGTATATTTCCGCTTGTGTTAAGGCTAACAAAATGCATCAAGTGTGTGCTTTTCAAATCTATTCAAATAGTGTTAAAGCTCAAGAAAATGGATTTAGGTTTTCAGCTTATTCCATATAAATACacctaaaaaaatgcaaatattgcaCAGACTTCTAATAGTTAAAATGCTGgtgtttaaacaataaaaatgcaccAACTTTAGAATATTTAAAGGAATTGCATTAACTCTCCCCTTCACCTTCCTCCTCTTCTTGTTTGATAACAGGAtttcctaaaaattaaaattaagaggaATCATCAAGGGTCATTTTTGCAAACCATGGTCTCAAAAacatatgaacatttttttttttttaagtgtttaactAATCGTTTAATTATtggacaaatgtgaccctggaccacaaaaccagtcttaagtgtcaatttttcaaaattgagatttacacatcatctgaaagctgaataaacaaggTTTCCATTGATATAtagtttgttatgataggacgaTATTTGGTTGTGATACACCTATTTGAATatctgaggttgcaaaaaaaaaaaaaaaatcaaaatattgagaaaatcgactttaaagttgtccaaatgaaatttttagcaatgcatattactaatcaaaaattaagttttgatatatttatggtaggaaatttgcaaaatatcttcatggaacttgatctttacttaatatcctaatgattttggcataaaagaaaaatcaatcattttgacccatacaatgtatttttggctattgctacaaatataccccagcgacttaagactggttttgtggtccacggtCACAAATATGCTGCTTACCATCTAGCTTTTTAAGCTTGGGAAGCCTCTTAGTAGCTTCCTCTATCCAGTTGCCATCTGCAGAATACTTCTCTTCTAATGGATTCCCCACAAAGACAAGGTCTACCAATGATGGAAGATCTGCCAGCTTCTGAAACTCCCCTAAAGGAACAAACAGCCTCATGAAATGCTCATCCATGACACACCATAACTAAGCTGCTATTGGACTCTCAGTAATCTATCTTCCATGCTCACCCCACTCCTTGACCAAGTTGTTAGACATGTACAAGACTTTGAGTTTCTTCATGACGTGAATTCCCTTCAGTTTTTCTATGAGGTTATAAGAGATCCACAGCTCCTCCAGAGTATCACCTACTGCCTCCTGTCAGGGACAGAAGAGAAGTTAGAGAGAGGAGTCCACTTCTTAACCTTGTCCTTAATGTTCTGTTACTTTACTTACAAGTCCATTAAGGTTTTTGACGTTATTCCGGCCCAAGGACAATATCTTAAGGTTCTCTaggagataaataaataataaataaactgttcagCAATCATGACAAATGCACTATGCATGCATTTGAGGGGTGTACTTACTTAGACCATTCAAGTTGGCAATTTTTTCAATACAGTTTGTAGACAAGGATAATCTCCTAGGCAGAACAGAACATAAAATGAAGATATATTAGAGAGTTATTATATCTGACACACACTGACGTTGGtttataagaaaatacagtaaaaagtatgTATAACTGGATATTTAGACTCACTCGCAGTTGACCAGATTTGAGAGAGATGCGTCCATTTTTTCAATGGGAGGTATCTGACCATAAAGCTTTACTGCTGTTGCCTCGCTCGCTTTTTCTCCTGTTTTCTCCTCTTAAAACAACCAAGTGAAATCAATTATGATAATCTGACTGACACAGAACACAGCTTACATATTTACTGTGAATGTTTAATGGGTTAAAACTAATCTTACAAACTAAATTAGCAATAAATGTTTTACCCATTTCACCAGGGCCTCTTTAATAGTTGTTGCTTTTGCctgaaaacacattaataataaacttGTGATGACTCACAGCAAGGTAAGTTTATgtttattgcaaaaaatatagTTAAGAgcctaataaattataataaaatgtattttttctctgtATCTCTACGAATAtgctatttattaaaattaaaatccagCTCACTAATAATACAGATGCTAAGCTAGCTAAGCAACATTACGTTGACATCTTCTGTAGCCCGTTTAATATCCAATAAACCAAAACCTCTGCACGTTTAAAACCTAACCTGCTAATGTCTGACAGCTAGCAAGGTGGCTAAATGTTTATCTGCTGCAAACTGCCTGACACAAGTGATGAACACTAATGCAACTTGTATTTCCCGCCAGCGGGATGGTCTcgctttattataaaaaaacaaactctttATTTCCTCATTTAGAACAACGCATTTTGCACTAACATCACATAATAATGTGTATTTAAAGCCGAAACAGGATGGGAACTCACCATGTTGTTCTTTATGGTTGCTATGGAACTGATCCGACGCAAAGCGCATGCGCGAAGTGATGCTTCCGTCTTGCACGAGCCTCGTATCTGCGTGACAACCCAACACATTACGGTCGCCGTGCCATATAAAAAGATAACTTATgaaacaaatcagaatatcacAATGCTATTATctcttttttataatataaaggcCTTTATATTTGATACAAAAGTCATTAGGTATTATTTGGCTCTAGATTTAACCCTCCATTTTAATACTAGAAAATACTGTAGACTATTAGGTTTATAAAACCCATTGAGGGGTTCATGGTGTAATTCCACAGTCAGACCACTGGGTGGGAGTGATGTAACAATGATCACAGTCCTTCTgccctcgtgtgtgtgtgtgtgtgtgtgtgtgtgtgtgtgtgtgtgtgtgtgtgtgtgtgtgtgagagagagagagagagagagagagagagagagagagagagagagagaacaaaacagagTGTATGACAAATGGCTAGAATCCTAAACATCATCTTCTACCTGCCTTTAATGACAGTCCAATATGGAATGGAACCCATTTccggcaataaataaataaaattaaccatgattttagTAATAGGCCATAGTTTAACCATAGTATTTGTATCataactgtggttatacaaatggtaaccTAATCACTccggcaaaaaaataaaataataatagtttatctACTACACTTTTGCCATAATAAAacaatggttaattttcatacaaaaagtcaaaattgtgaaataattgtgGCAAAAATCAAACCTTTTAACTTATAATTATCTTAGTGTCTCATACCTTCGGCCTTTATGTCATAACTATGACATTCTATctcataatttctactttttatctcataattatgactttgtatgCCATAGTTTagactttttatgtcatacagCAATGATGGTTTTcaaaacatgaatttttttttattcttatgtgGTAGAAATGGGCTTCTTCCATAGACCTTAAGAGGTCTATAACACTGGCCTGACCGGCTCTAAAACATTGACtcattgtttctttttatatgttaaaataatagtattttgcATCAATAAGTAAACATGTACAATTGCTATGATGATCACAAAACAAGTCAAGAGTTATAAGTCAAAAATATTGAGAGCAAAATACAAAGTATCTAAAtgcaaatatgcatgtgtgtaaaagtataaaaaaaattctacaaaaatgCTATATAagcaataaaacactgcaaacaggAATTCGGTGTCCAATATAATATGTTCAGAATGGAAGCATTGAACATAAGATTTTCCGAGCCTGATGTTTGGCTGGACGTTTATTAGAAATGTAATAGGTATTAATCTCTACAACCCCGAGAGTGTCTTACATTTACATAATAGTGGGCTTTTTTTataattcctttttttaatacaatCCCACAGGATCGGTCGCTTTAAATTGCTTTATCTGCGGTCTCATTTGTGAAATGACTGTTTGCCACATTCGTAGAGAGAAAATCAGTCGCATTACGCTGGCAAAACCATGAATAATGAGATCCAAGAAATTGCATTCAGTGCCGAGGAGCACTTGTATCGTGGTGATCTGACACACGCATGCGCAGTGCAGCCCAGCGACAGCCTCCTCAAGAGCCCAGCAGCGAGAATTCAGACAGCAGCAGTCAGTCTCCCCAGTTCCTATTTCCGCCACGACTCGCCTAGCATCCCTTTTGTTAAAACATACGCGCTGTGGAGATACTAGTACGCCAGTGCCATAGCAAGGTAAGTGTGTCGCCGTTACACACGACCGCATTATGTTAAGGAAACCGAGGTTTTTCTCGCCCGGCGAGTTCGCTCCATCCCGGCCTGTTGCTAGCTGCCTCGACCGCTGAAAGGCAGAAATAACGGTCATGTTTGCAGCTTGAGCTCATTGTGTTTTCGCGCCGTGATCTCTGCTCAGACAGTCATTCTGTAGATATCACGATCACGGCACGCTGTATAATGTGCTTATGTACTAGATAGAGATTGCGAATGAGAATAGCAGTGCCAAATATAGGAAGCCTAACGTACTTTAAGCGAATCCAGAACATGTATCGCAAACGAATCTGTTGACAAATACGCCAGacgaaattattaataaatggtttatatCAGGAGTGTTGAAGTGGTGCAGTGTAAATGCCCGGAATGTTAGTCAGACATTGAGCAGGAATCGCAGCAGCAGTAGCGTGTCCATGTTTATGTGGGGAGAGAGGCAAGTTAACATGAAGCCGCTGCAGAAATCAAGTGGAGTGTTACTTTCAGATCCTTGTGAAGAAGGCAGTGTTACTGAACACACTGCAAAGGGTTGTTTAAAGAAATAGTCCACccaaaataaaattcagttaactttaaacctgtatgactgcaTTTTTTCCTATGGAACTCAAAAGCCAAAATTTCCATCAAATGACAGTGAATGGGGATTGAAAATGTCAAGCCTGTGAACTGTAATAAATGTGTCATAAAAGTGGTCCGTATTTACATCTCGTAAAGTGTTTTGGAGTCAGAAGATTGCAATTTTGTTAGGAACAgaatgcagtttttgttttaaaatcttgaCATCCGAATTAGCTCTCCATGGGAAAGTAttcatgtaagaaaaaaatatttgttagaggtgtatcttttcaatgaatcggtTGATCCAGACATAACCAACCTGTTTCTCTTAAAAAGCACTTGTATGACTTGAGAATACTTGAAAAAGAGTTTTAAGatcattttatggtgcttttgcatccctttgttgtcattgtaattacatgtaaataagcaTCTGGCAGAATCCTCAAAATACCTCTTTctggtttggaacaatgtgaaggtgagtaaataataacagtattttaattttagggtgaactatccctttaagaatgatGTAAGCAATAAAGCATGTTATTGCAGCAATACACACTATTATTATGATGACACATTTGACAAGTCTTTTAGCTATTCTTCTATCTGTCAAAGGTTGTATTTCTCAACTGCACTGGGATCAGTTTGATTTCTTATTAGCTAAAGGGAGCTGCCTACCTAGAAGGCATATATGTGGAAATCACAGGCACTGGGATTATTTGTCTCTGCCAGTGCTTTTCTTTACTTAATCCACTTCTATCACACCCATTAGACACACTTCAGGATGGGCACCATTAATTATCATCGTATAACAGTTTGGCTACTTTGTGGTTTTATCTCCCGTCATGTCGTCTGCTGTTTTAATTAATGTACTGAAAACATTTGCCTCACTTAAGAGCCTTGTAAAATCAATGTCTTCTACAGATGTTTGGCCATAATGCCCAGTCCCTGTTCTTCCAAGCGTACACCGATAACAAGCTTTCATAGTCAAGTGTGTTATTACATCTACTTGGACTTGTGTGCATTCTCTCAACATTCATACATCTTTAATAGTGCTTTTTGAATTGAATCAGCTTATCTCACTTGACTTGgaattaatgatataattaaatctgCCGTGATAATCTGCCTCCACAAGGTTGGGTTTCTGGATAGAGATGATGAGATGTAGTTCCTCGAAAATCAGATGGTCATCGtcaaaaaatttaacttttctgAATCTGTCCTGTATCAGTTGATTTGCTTTGCATTTGGCCTTGGAGCAGCAAAGCATACAACAAtatgaacatttatttcatacaccTATGTAGATACTTTATATTAGCATATACTATAAATGCCAGGTTTCGGACTAGCACTTTTCCATTGTATATTGGAAAATATGTTTGTCGGGTACCTGCAAAAGTTGTTAACAAATATTGCCTGAATCAGCCTGACTATATTAGATTAGACCAACAAGATTCATTTTCATGGGTCAGGTAGAACTCACTCTCAGACAAATTGAGAGAATGAATTCGACACTCCTCTGCTATGTTTACTTGCCAGCGTCTTTAGAGCTTTCATAGCCAATGGCAGTGCCTGTAACTTCCCTAAAGGGTGGTTCATTTAGCTAGAGGCCTTTTCCAGGGAATTACTCTAAAACAAATCCACAAAGAGcgttttaaacatgttttgtcaGGTGATCGAAATGTAATTCATGTGGTACATATGGTTAATACAACAGAATCAACTTCATTATGTACTCTAATATAAAGGTCTACACTAAGTTACACCAACCTAAGTCATTTTTAAGTGTTAGATCAGGTACAAACAGCTAAGGTAGCAATTATATTCTTCCTTTTTCAGTGCAGTATCAAATTTAATGCTGATCTCTGAATAGAGACCAGTTTTAAAGAGAACAGTGCATGCAACTGCTCACATTTTCATGTTTAGACAAAGGAAATTGGCTGTTATAAAGTTCATATGTCAGGCTGTGATGTGACCTTATCTTACTCAAGTTAATTGTAAGTGAAGTTTATCTTTACTCCagtattttattagcatttacaTCGGTGTAAGTTTTTTTCTCAGATCTGTTCGGTcaatcacacaaataaatatgcattaatttgtCATAGGCCCCTGGAGTCTCATGTAGTTTCTGCTCACACAATTATGGTTGTGAAAAATTAACTTGAAAACATAATATGTGGTTATGGGATTTCCATATGTGTAGCTTTTCATGCCCACGTGATCCAATGCTACCTTTGCACATAAAgggtttggtttgtgttttttgaatTAATGATGTGGTGACTACACATGTTGCCATAGTCACATGATCATGCAACAGCACACTTTGCCTAGCGGAATGTATGTCCATCCATCGTATGTATGTCTGTCTTGTCACATTTGTCATATTTGAGTAATGAACTGAGAAATCTAATAATGCCCTT
The sequence above is drawn from the Cyprinus carpio isolate SPL01 chromosome A17, ASM1834038v1, whole genome shotgun sequence genome and encodes:
- the LOC109072176 gene encoding dynein axonemal light chain 1 — encoded protein: MAKATTIKEALVKWEEKTGEKASEATAVKLYGQIPPIEKMDASLSNLVNCERLSLSTNCIEKIANLNGLKNLKILSLGRNNVKNLNGLEAVGDTLEELWISYNLIEKLKGIHVMKKLKVLYMSNNLVKEWGEFQKLADLPSLVDLVFVGNPLEEKYSADGNWIEEATKRLPKLKKLDGNPVIKQEEEEGEGES